A section of the Rhizobium sp. Pop5 genome encodes:
- a CDS encoding aspartate/glutamate racemase family protein has protein sequence METIGLIGGMSFESSAVYYRLVNEMVRARKGGLASAELILHSVNFEEIVALQKAGDWDMAARRLADVALRLQVGGAGCVLICTNTMHLIADEVAKKISVPLIHIIDETAKSLNASGRKRPLLLATRYTMEHGFYAERMKGLGLDIMVPDAADRTIVHDIIFNELCAGRVHNSSREKLIAIIDRAMEKGADSIILGCTEICLILDPDRLPLPGFDTTTIHARAAVEFALGAEEEAEEEAA, from the coding sequence ATGGAAACGATCGGCCTGATCGGTGGCATGAGTTTCGAAAGTTCGGCGGTCTACTATCGCCTGGTCAACGAGATGGTGCGCGCCCGCAAAGGCGGCCTCGCCTCGGCCGAGCTGATCCTGCATTCGGTCAATTTCGAGGAAATCGTCGCGCTGCAGAAGGCCGGCGACTGGGACATGGCCGCCCGCCGCCTCGCCGATGTGGCTCTGCGCCTGCAGGTAGGCGGCGCCGGCTGCGTCCTCATCTGCACCAACACCATGCATCTGATCGCCGACGAGGTTGCGAAGAAGATCTCCGTGCCGCTGATCCACATCATCGACGAGACGGCGAAATCGCTGAATGCGAGCGGCCGCAAGCGTCCGCTGCTGCTTGCCACCCGCTACACGATGGAGCACGGCTTCTACGCCGAGCGCATGAAGGGCCTCGGTCTCGACATCATGGTGCCGGACGCTGCCGACCGCACCATCGTGCACGACATCATCTTCAACGAGCTCTGCGCCGGCAGGGTGCACAATAGTTCGCGCGAGAAGCTGATCGCGATCATCGACCGCGCCATGGAAAAAGGCGCCGATAGCATCATCCTCGGCTGCACCGAGATCTGCCTGATCCTCGATCCCGATCGCCTGCCGCTGCCGGGTTTCGACACGACCACGATCCATGCCCGCGCGGCGGTGGAGTTCGCGCTTGGGGCTGAAGAAGAAGCGGAAGAGGAAGCCGCCTGA
- a CDS encoding helix-turn-helix domain-containing GNAT family N-acetyltransferase, which produces MSDIPLIETARDFNRFYTNFLGLLNKAYLDSPFTLTDARILFEIGSHDGVSAVGLVRDLHLDPAYLSRILKRFRAEGLIETNPDPADLRSQVITVTDRGREQFEELGRRANAQIAARFDTLVAGEPEAAVRAMGTIRALLDPAAKPAPAILRPHRAGDIGWIVQSQGRFYAEEYGWDLRFEALVAEVAGKFLANFDPALEYCWIAERGGINLGSVLVTNGGDGVAKLRLLYVDKSARGLGLGKLLVDECIRFCRQKGYRELSLWTNDMLETARAIYVKAGFRLVSEERHRMFGPEANGQNWVLTL; this is translated from the coding sequence ATGTCCGATATCCCGCTCATCGAAACCGCCCGCGATTTCAACCGCTTCTATACGAACTTCCTCGGCCTCCTCAACAAGGCCTATCTCGACTCGCCCTTCACCCTGACCGACGCCCGCATCCTCTTCGAGATCGGCTCGCACGACGGCGTCAGCGCCGTCGGCCTCGTGCGCGACCTGCATCTCGACCCCGCCTATCTCAGCCGTATCCTCAAGCGTTTCCGCGCCGAGGGGCTGATCGAGACCAATCCCGATCCGGCGGATCTGCGCAGCCAGGTCATCACTGTCACCGATCGGGGACGCGAACAGTTCGAGGAGCTCGGCCGGCGCGCCAATGCGCAGATCGCCGCCCGTTTCGATACTCTCGTAGCCGGGGAGCCGGAGGCGGCGGTCCGCGCCATGGGCACGATCCGCGCCCTGCTCGACCCGGCAGCAAAACCGGCTCCGGCCATCCTCCGCCCCCATCGCGCCGGCGATATCGGCTGGATCGTCCAGAGCCAGGGCCGCTTCTACGCCGAGGAGTATGGCTGGGACCTGCGCTTCGAGGCACTGGTCGCCGAGGTCGCCGGCAAATTCCTCGCCAATTTCGATCCGGCGCTCGAATATTGCTGGATTGCCGAGCGCGGCGGCATCAATCTCGGCTCGGTCCTCGTCACCAATGGCGGCGACGGCGTCGCCAAGCTGCGGCTGCTCTATGTCGACAAATCGGCCCGCGGTCTCGGGCTCGGCAAGCTGCTGGTCGACGAATGCATCCGCTTTTGCAGGCAGAAGGGTTACCGCGAGCTTTCGCTCTGGACCAACGACATGCTGGAAACCGCCCGCGCCATTTACGTCAAAGCAGGCTTCCGCCTTGTCTCCGAGGAGAGACATCGCATGTTCGGCCCCGAGGCGAACGGCCAGAACTGGGTTCTCACCCTCTGA
- a CDS encoding TetR/AcrR family transcriptional regulator — MTDTNLTSDEKARSRGRPREFDMDAALDASLRVFSERGYHATSINDLTEAMDLASGSIYKAFKDKRGVFLAAFARYRQLGRRRLEAMIASAETGREKVFQMVMYYTEHSYGDVGRKGCLVVGGANDFSLLDEEAAANVATAFAADEKLMADLIRLGQADGTIPQTVDPDAAALAFLCFTKGLRVIGKTGRSRQEMVAAAEASMKLVT; from the coding sequence ATGACCGATACCAACCTCACCTCAGACGAAAAAGCCCGCAGTCGTGGCCGTCCGCGCGAGTTCGATATGGACGCCGCCCTGGATGCGTCCCTGCGGGTCTTTTCCGAACGCGGCTACCACGCCACCTCGATCAACGATCTGACCGAGGCGATGGATCTCGCTTCGGGCAGCATCTACAAGGCGTTCAAGGACAAGCGCGGCGTCTTTCTTGCCGCCTTTGCGCGCTACCGCCAGCTCGGCCGCCGGCGTCTGGAAGCGATGATCGCGTCTGCGGAAACGGGCCGCGAAAAAGTCTTCCAGATGGTGATGTATTATACCGAGCACTCCTATGGCGATGTGGGCCGCAAAGGCTGCCTCGTCGTCGGCGGCGCCAACGATTTCTCTCTGCTCGACGAGGAAGCCGCCGCCAACGTCGCGACGGCCTTTGCCGCCGACGAGAAGCTGATGGCCGATCTCATCCGCCTCGGCCAGGCCGACGGCACCATTCCGCAGACCGTGGACCCCGATGCCGCCGCCCTCGCCTTTCTTTGCTTCACCAAGGGCTTGCGCGTCATCGGCAAAACAGGACGCAGCAGGCAGGAGATGGTCGCCGCGGCGGAAGCGTCGATGAAGCTCGTGACCTGA
- a CDS encoding MFS transporter codes for MSISATTPEQAIPRGLSPWLTFLFAAACGLVAANLYYGQPLAGPISADLGFTPAATGLIVTLTQIGYGLGLLLIVPLGDLTENRRLVLLLISVSAVALIGAALSTTPAAFLTASLSIGLASVAVQVLVPFAANMAPDATRGQVVGNVMSGLLAGIMLARPFASFVAEASSWHVVYYLTAGLMIVLAIVLRANLPVRVPKTKLRYGELLASMAHLAMTSRVLQRRALYQAGMFGAFSLFWTTTPLLLASPAFGLTQNGIALFALAGAAGAVASPIAGRLADRGMTRIATTIAMLLGMASFLISHFAGDGSLTALILLTAAAIMLDFGVTTNLVCGQRAIYGLNPEHRSRLNGLFMATFFAGGALGSALGGWAYATGGWSMTAWIGFAFPALAFLLFLTEGRGK; via the coding sequence ATGAGCATTTCAGCCACCACGCCTGAACAGGCCATTCCGAGAGGGCTATCGCCCTGGCTCACCTTCCTTTTCGCCGCCGCCTGCGGGCTGGTGGCCGCCAATCTCTATTACGGCCAGCCGCTTGCCGGCCCGATCAGCGCCGATCTCGGCTTCACACCCGCCGCCACCGGTCTGATCGTCACCCTGACGCAGATCGGCTACGGCCTCGGTCTGCTGCTGATCGTGCCGCTCGGCGACCTCACGGAAAATCGCCGCCTGGTGTTGCTGCTGATATCAGTCTCGGCCGTCGCGCTGATCGGCGCAGCGCTGTCAACGACGCCTGCCGCCTTCCTCACTGCCTCGCTCTCCATCGGCCTCGCCTCGGTCGCCGTCCAGGTGCTGGTTCCCTTCGCCGCGAACATGGCGCCCGATGCCACACGCGGCCAGGTCGTCGGCAATGTCATGAGCGGCCTGCTCGCCGGCATCATGCTGGCGCGGCCCTTCGCAAGCTTCGTCGCCGAGGCTTCCTCCTGGCACGTCGTCTATTACCTCACCGCCGGGCTGATGATCGTGCTCGCCATCGTCTTGCGCGCCAACCTGCCCGTGCGCGTTCCGAAGACAAAGCTGCGTTATGGCGAACTGCTCGCCTCCATGGCCCATCTGGCGATGACCTCGCGCGTGCTGCAGCGCCGCGCCCTCTATCAGGCCGGCATGTTCGGCGCCTTCAGCCTGTTCTGGACGACGACGCCCCTGCTGCTCGCAAGCCCGGCCTTCGGCCTGACGCAGAACGGCATCGCCCTCTTCGCGCTGGCGGGTGCAGCCGGCGCCGTCGCCTCGCCGATCGCCGGCCGGCTTGCCGACCGCGGCATGACCAGGATCGCCACGACGATCGCCATGCTGCTCGGCATGGCCTCCTTCCTGATCAGCCATTTCGCAGGCGACGGCTCGCTTACCGCCCTGATCCTTCTGACGGCGGCGGCGATCATGCTCGATTTCGGGGTAACCACCAATCTCGTCTGCGGCCAGCGCGCCATCTATGGGCTGAACCCGGAACATCGCAGCCGGCTGAACGGCCTCTTCATGGCGACCTTCTTTGCCGGCGGCGCGCTCGGCTCGGCACTCGGCGGCTGGGCCTATGCCACCGGCGGCTGGTCGATGACCGCCTGGATCGGCTTTGCTTTCCCGGCGCTGGCCTTCCTGCTGTTCCTGACAGAGGGGCGCGGCAAATAA
- a CDS encoding helix-turn-helix domain-containing protein, with protein MSGAVLSLKNRMPGMRREIDLAALDFSNCPVRDMMQQIGGKWSTLLLEVLAAEPRRFGELRRMLPDISQRMLTQTLRDLQRDGYIAREVFPTKPPSVEYSMTDLGRSLYQPLSQLLNWAEANHEAVRAARSRFDSAEG; from the coding sequence ATGAGCGGCGCGGTCCTCAGCCTGAAGAACAGAATGCCGGGGATGCGGCGCGAGATCGATCTTGCCGCTCTCGATTTTTCCAATTGCCCGGTTCGGGACATGATGCAGCAGATCGGCGGCAAATGGTCGACGCTGCTGCTCGAGGTGCTGGCGGCCGAGCCCCGTCGGTTCGGCGAGCTACGACGGATGCTCCCCGATATCTCGCAGCGCATGCTGACGCAGACGCTGCGCGACCTGCAGAGGGACGGTTATATCGCCCGCGAAGTCTTCCCGACAAAGCCGCCGAGCGTCGAATATTCGATGACCGATCTCGGCCGCTCGCTCTACCAGCCGCTGTCGCAGCTTCTGAACTGGGCGGAAGCGAACCATGAGGCGGTTCGCGCCGCCCGTTCGCGTTTCGATTCCGCCGAAGGTTAG
- a CDS encoding SDR family oxidoreductase, whose translation MSETILVTGAAGQLGQRVIHHLIETYKVAPGNIVAATRSPEKLADLASKGVVTRKADFDDAAGLEKAFAGVDRLLIISTDALDTPGKRLTQHKAAVAAAVKAGVKHVAYTSMPAPDDSLVTFAPDHLGSENAIKASGLAYTIIRDAWYHDNYLHGMPHNLQGGKWYSATGDGKISTISRDDCALAIAAALASGTSESASYTLTGAELLTNRQIAAIVSEAAGKPLEVVDVNDEQLGQGMRGAGLPGFVADMLVSADANTRAGKFAIVTEDFTKLTGRQPQSLKDFFLAHKAALTASGNAGGH comes from the coding sequence ATGAGCGAAACCATCCTGGTCACCGGCGCTGCCGGACAGCTCGGCCAGCGTGTCATCCACCACCTCATCGAGACCTACAAGGTCGCCCCCGGCAACATCGTCGCGGCAACACGCAGCCCCGAAAAGCTCGCCGATCTCGCAAGCAAGGGCGTCGTCACCCGCAAGGCCGATTTCGATGACGCGGCCGGCCTGGAGAAGGCTTTCGCCGGCGTCGACCGGCTGCTGATCATCAGCACCGATGCACTCGACACCCCTGGCAAGCGTCTCACCCAGCACAAGGCCGCCGTCGCCGCCGCCGTCAAGGCAGGCGTCAAGCACGTCGCCTATACCTCGATGCCGGCGCCCGACGATTCGCTCGTCACCTTCGCACCTGACCACCTCGGCAGCGAAAACGCCATCAAGGCAAGCGGCCTCGCTTACACGATCATCCGCGACGCCTGGTATCACGACAATTACCTGCACGGCATGCCGCACAACCTACAGGGCGGTAAATGGTACAGCGCCACGGGCGACGGCAAGATCTCGACCATTTCGCGCGACGACTGCGCGCTGGCGATCGCAGCCGCCCTTGCCTCCGGCACCTCCGAAAGCGCCTCCTATACGCTGACGGGCGCTGAACTCCTGACCAACAGGCAGATCGCCGCCATCGTCTCCGAAGCCGCCGGCAAGCCGCTCGAAGTGGTCGACGTCAATGACGAACAGCTCGGCCAGGGTATGCGCGGCGCCGGCCTCCCCGGCTTCGTCGCCGACATGCTGGTCTCCGCCGACGCCAACACCCGCGCCGGCAAATTCGCGATCGTCACCGAGGATTTCACCAAGCTGACGGGCAGGCAGCCGCAGTCGCTGAAGGATTTCTTCCTGGCGCACAAGGCGGCTTTGACTGCCTCGGGCAATGCCGGAGGCCATTGA
- a CDS encoding pyridoxine 5'-phosphate synthase, with protein sequence MPAKLSVNLNAVAMLRNRRDLPWPSVEGLGRIALAAGASGLTVHPRPDQRHIRFSDLAVIRNLIDDEFPKAEFNIEGYPTEEFLDLCAGAAPEQVTLVPDDPSQATSDHGWDFRKHQAFLTDVIVRLKAMGCRVSLFADGDGDAEAVKIAKAVGADRIELYTGPYGGCYDAPERAVPILEALGQTADAALAIGLAVNAGHDLTVANLPPLLEQIPALAEVSIGHGLTADALEYGMAETVRRFCRACGQAV encoded by the coding sequence ATGCCCGCCAAGCTCTCCGTGAACCTCAACGCCGTCGCCATGCTGCGCAACCGGCGCGACCTGCCCTGGCCGAGCGTCGAAGGGCTCGGACGAATAGCGCTTGCCGCGGGCGCCAGCGGGCTGACGGTGCATCCGCGACCCGACCAGCGCCATATAAGATTTTCCGATTTGGCGGTTATCCGCAATCTTATCGATGACGAATTCCCCAAGGCCGAATTCAACATAGAGGGCTATCCCACCGAGGAATTCCTCGATCTCTGCGCCGGCGCCGCACCCGAGCAGGTGACGCTGGTGCCCGACGATCCCTCGCAGGCGACCTCCGATCACGGCTGGGATTTCCGCAAGCACCAGGCATTCCTGACCGATGTCATCGTGCGGCTGAAGGCGATGGGTTGCCGTGTCTCGCTGTTTGCCGATGGAGACGGCGACGCCGAAGCGGTCAAGATCGCCAAGGCTGTTGGAGCCGACCGGATCGAACTATATACCGGCCCCTATGGCGGCTGCTACGACGCACCGGAGCGCGCTGTCCCGATCCTCGAAGCGCTCGGGCAGACCGCGGACGCAGCGCTCGCGATCGGCCTCGCCGTCAATGCCGGCCATGATCTGACGGTCGCGAACCTGCCGCCGCTGCTGGAGCAGATCCCTGCTCTGGCCGAAGTCTCGATCGGCCATGGGCTCACTGCCGATGCGCTGGAATACGGCATGGCGGAAACGGTGCGGCGGTTCTGCCGGGCTTGCGGGCAGGCGGTTTGA
- a CDS encoding MerR family transcriptional regulator codes for MPDGSKRLFATAGIASEARSKYRFLPSAALPPDLPDGPVPIADMANAFGVTHRTLHFYEEKGLISANRIGLMRVYGQDDVMRMAVITVCRETGMPIAVIQELMDELRKADLQESAETMFREALQVRKRELTAEMSTLHRQLQQVGDLLDFDGGTEMAPLNDNQDSSSLSPRELRCLELMAEGYSTQRIARALDLKHDETKDLEAGIILKFRANNRFQAIAKAVLLGIVQA; via the coding sequence ATGCCAGACGGTTCCAAACGCCTGTTTGCTACCGCCGGTATTGCTTCGGAGGCTCGGTCGAAATACCGGTTTTTGCCTTCGGCTGCGCTGCCGCCGGATCTACCAGACGGTCCCGTGCCCATTGCCGATATGGCCAACGCATTTGGCGTTACGCACAGGACACTGCATTTCTACGAAGAAAAGGGATTGATCTCCGCCAATCGCATCGGCCTGATGCGGGTCTACGGCCAGGACGACGTGATGCGCATGGCCGTCATCACCGTCTGTCGCGAGACGGGCATGCCGATCGCCGTCATCCAGGAACTGATGGACGAGCTTCGCAAAGCCGATCTGCAGGAATCGGCCGAGACAATGTTTCGCGAGGCCCTGCAGGTGCGCAAGCGTGAGCTGACGGCCGAGATGTCGACGCTGCACCGCCAGCTCCAGCAGGTCGGCGACCTCCTGGATTTCGACGGCGGCACGGAGATGGCGCCGCTGAACGACAATCAGGACAGCTCCAGTCTAAGCCCGCGGGAGCTTCGCTGCCTGGAACTGATGGCGGAGGGTTATTCCACCCAGCGAATCGCCCGCGCGCTCGACCTGAAGCATGACGAGACCAAGGATCTCGAAGCCGGAATCATCCTGAAATTCCGCGCCAACAACCGCTTCCAGGCGATCGCCAAGGCCGTTCTGCTCGGCATCGTGCAAGCTTAG
- a CDS encoding ATP-dependent RecD-like DNA helicase yields MQFAPQQDEALKAVSKWLKEGRSPLFRLFGYAGTGKTTLARHFAENVDGDVLFAAFTGKAAQVLRSRGASNAKTIHSLIYRPRGEEAVEDEETGKTSIAPMFSINRQSPVAKAALIIVDECSMVDEALGKDLMSFGTPILVLGDPGQLPPVSGGGYFTNQDPDYLLTDIHRQARDNPIIKLAMQVREGNEVMYGDYGTAKVISKNEVTQDLVMKADQVLVGTNRTRRRYNQRLRELKGFSADYPQTGDKLVCLRNDPAKGLLNGSLWQVMTSSKETTKPGINLLVRPEDDDMDRGAAKIKLLKQAFEDVEGEIPWNTRKRYDEFDYGYALTVHKAQGSQWNDVVLFDESWAFRDTRERWLYTAITRAAETLTIVR; encoded by the coding sequence ATGCAATTTGCGCCGCAACAAGACGAAGCCCTGAAGGCTGTTTCGAAATGGCTGAAGGAAGGGCGCTCGCCGCTCTTTCGCCTGTTCGGCTATGCCGGAACGGGAAAGACGACGCTTGCCAGGCATTTCGCCGAGAATGTCGACGGCGACGTCCTGTTTGCCGCCTTTACCGGCAAGGCCGCGCAGGTGCTGCGCTCGCGCGGCGCCTCCAACGCCAAGACGATCCATTCGCTGATCTACCGACCACGCGGCGAGGAGGCGGTGGAAGACGAGGAAACCGGCAAGACCTCGATCGCGCCGATGTTTTCGATCAACAGGCAGAGCCCGGTCGCCAAAGCGGCCCTGATCATCGTCGACGAATGTTCCATGGTGGACGAGGCGCTCGGCAAGGACCTGATGAGCTTCGGCACTCCGATCCTGGTGCTCGGCGATCCCGGCCAGCTGCCGCCGGTCAGCGGCGGCGGTTACTTCACCAACCAGGACCCGGACTATCTTCTGACCGATATCCATCGGCAGGCGCGTGACAATCCGATCATCAAGCTTGCCATGCAGGTGCGCGAAGGCAACGAGGTGATGTACGGCGATTACGGCACGGCCAAGGTGATCTCGAAGAACGAGGTGACGCAGGATCTCGTGATGAAGGCCGACCAGGTGCTGGTCGGCACCAACCGGACACGGCGCCGCTACAACCAGCGCCTGCGCGAATTGAAGGGCTTCAGCGCCGACTATCCACAGACCGGTGACAAACTCGTCTGCCTCCGCAACGATCCGGCCAAGGGCCTGCTCAACGGCTCGCTGTGGCAGGTGATGACCTCGTCCAAGGAAACGACGAAGCCCGGCATCAATCTCCTCGTGCGTCCCGAGGATGACGACATGGATCGCGGGGCGGCCAAGATCAAGCTGCTCAAGCAGGCCTTCGAGGATGTCGAAGGCGAGATCCCCTGGAACACGCGCAAGCGCTACGACGAATTCGACTACGGTTATGCCCTGACCGTTCACAAGGCGCAGGGTTCGCAGTGGAACGACGTCGTGCTCTTCGACGAGAGCTGGGCCTTTCGCGATACGCGGGAACGCTGGCTCTATACCGCGATCACGCGCGCGGCGGAGACGCTGACGATCGTGCGTTGA
- a CDS encoding LysR family transcriptional regulator, with translation MDIVSALRTFQRVAEAGSFSAAAHDLEVTQPAVSRQVAALESHFKTRLLHRTTSGLSLTAEGERMMPMALRILEAVEELGEAAGSGGVVASGKVRLSVPAPLGLYLSERLGDLLAAHPKLSVELIFSEQSSDMIEERLDLEVRLGSVADSSLVCRRIGWTTAFLVASPAYLARKAAPRQPRDIKDHECLCYSRAGEANAWSFSNGSEDISVRVSPRMTACSAVAIHRAALAGAGLAVLSHIIAVPDIVAGRLIPVMENYQPSRLPITVVYPSRRNMALRVKTVLDFLTETIGQDPSMCASGADRRWDG, from the coding sequence ATGGATATCGTTTCGGCATTGCGGACGTTTCAGCGTGTCGCGGAGGCGGGCTCGTTTTCGGCGGCGGCGCATGATCTCGAGGTGACGCAGCCGGCGGTTTCGCGCCAGGTCGCGGCCCTTGAAAGCCATTTCAAAACGCGGCTGCTGCATCGCACGACAAGCGGCCTGTCGCTGACGGCGGAAGGGGAACGGATGATGCCGATGGCGTTGCGGATTCTCGAAGCGGTGGAAGAGCTGGGTGAGGCTGCCGGATCGGGCGGCGTCGTGGCCTCGGGAAAGGTCAGGCTCAGCGTTCCCGCGCCGCTCGGCCTTTATCTCAGCGAGCGGCTCGGCGATCTTCTCGCCGCCCATCCGAAGCTCTCGGTGGAGCTCATCTTCAGCGAGCAAAGCTCCGATATGATCGAGGAGCGCCTGGATCTCGAGGTGCGTTTGGGTTCGGTCGCAGACAGCAGCCTCGTCTGCCGGCGGATCGGTTGGACGACGGCTTTCCTTGTGGCGTCACCCGCCTACCTCGCGCGCAAGGCGGCGCCACGCCAGCCGAGGGACATCAAGGACCATGAGTGCCTGTGCTATAGCAGGGCGGGCGAGGCCAATGCATGGTCGTTCTCGAACGGTTCGGAAGACATATCCGTTCGGGTGTCGCCGCGAATGACCGCATGCAGCGCGGTTGCCATTCACCGGGCAGCGCTTGCTGGCGCCGGCCTTGCGGTGCTTTCCCATATCATCGCCGTGCCCGATATCGTCGCCGGCCGGCTGATCCCGGTCATGGAGAATTATCAGCCGAGCCGACTGCCGATCACCGTCGTCTATCCCTCCAGACGCAACATGGCGCTCCGCGTCAAGACGGTCCTGGATTTCCTGACCGAAACGATCGGGCAGGATCCGTCGATGTGCGCGAGTGGTGCGGATCGCCGGTGGGATGGATGA
- a CDS encoding carboxymuconolactone decarboxylase family protein, which translates to MTQRLNYAQQSPELFKKFMEFSMALKSSVIDEKLQALIEIRASQINGCGFCLDMHVKQAKIFGESELRLHHVAIWRESNLFVPRERAALAWTEALTKLPEGGIPDEIYERVRGQLSEKEISDLTFVVMAINAWNRVNVGFKAVPGSADKAYGLDKAGLN; encoded by the coding sequence ATGACCCAGCGATTGAACTACGCCCAGCAGTCCCCCGAGCTTTTCAAGAAGTTCATGGAATTCAGCATGGCGCTGAAGAGCAGCGTGATCGACGAAAAGCTTCAGGCCCTCATCGAGATCCGCGCTTCGCAGATCAACGGATGCGGCTTTTGCCTCGACATGCATGTGAAGCAGGCGAAGATTTTCGGCGAAAGCGAATTGCGGCTCCATCACGTCGCCATCTGGCGGGAATCGAACCTGTTCGTCCCCCGCGAGCGCGCCGCCCTTGCCTGGACCGAAGCCCTGACGAAGCTGCCGGAAGGCGGCATTCCCGATGAGATCTATGAACGGGTTCGCGGCCAGCTTTCGGAGAAGGAAATCTCGGACCTGACCTTCGTCGTCATGGCGATCAACGCCTGGAACCGCGTCAATGTCGGCTTCAAGGCGGTGCCCGGCTCGGCCGACAAGGCTTACGGCCTCGATAAGGCAGGCCTGAACTAA
- a CDS encoding SDR family oxidoreductase, which yields MKIVVIGGTGLIGSKTVERLRKRGHEVIAASPNSGVNTITGEGLAEALAGAEVVLDLANSPSFEDKAVLEFFETSGRNLLAAEKTAGVKHHIALSVVGTERLQESGYFRGKLAQEKLIKASGIPYTIVHSTQFMEFLNGIAQSGTVGQTVHLSPAYVQPIASDDVADAMADVALSAPANATVEISGPERARLSELVARYLQAMKDPRTVKADAEAKYFGARLNDESLVSDANPRLGSITFEQWFATSAQPK from the coding sequence ATGAAAATCGTTGTCATCGGCGGAACCGGCCTCATCGGTTCAAAGACTGTCGAACGCCTGCGCAAGCGCGGGCATGAGGTGATTGCCGCCTCGCCGAACTCAGGCGTCAACACGATCACGGGAGAAGGATTGGCCGAAGCGCTCGCAGGCGCCGAAGTAGTCCTCGACCTTGCCAATTCGCCCTCCTTCGAGGACAAGGCGGTGCTCGAATTCTTCGAAACCTCGGGACGCAACCTTCTCGCCGCCGAAAAGACCGCCGGCGTGAAGCACCATATCGCGCTCTCCGTCGTCGGCACCGAGCGCCTGCAGGAGAGCGGCTATTTCCGCGGCAAGCTTGCCCAGGAAAAGCTGATCAAGGCGTCGGGCATTCCCTATACGATCGTGCATTCGACGCAGTTCATGGAATTCCTGAACGGCATAGCCCAATCCGGCACCGTCGGCCAGACGGTCCACCTGTCGCCGGCCTATGTGCAGCCGATCGCCTCCGACGACGTCGCCGACGCCATGGCGGACGTAGCTCTTTCCGCCCCCGCTAATGCGACGGTCGAGATATCAGGCCCGGAACGGGCGCGCCTCAGCGAACTCGTCGCCCGCTATCTCCAGGCGATGAAAGACCCGCGCACCGTCAAGGCCGATGCCGAAGCGAAATACTTCGGCGCAAGGCTCAACGACGAGTCGCTCGTCTCCGACGCCAATCCGCGGCTCGGCTCGATCACCTTCGAGCAATGGTTCGCAACGTCCGCGCAACCGAAGTGA
- a CDS encoding cupin domain-containing protein: protein MIRKSFLAAALAFLAATGAGAHDSSKAANVTLVYEHELPNVPGKSIKGVLVEYGPGGFSDGHTHPDSAFIYATVLEGSIRSQVNDGPVKVYQAGESFSEMPGDRHGVSANGSDTKPARLLAVFVVDTKQKELTFPLKK from the coding sequence ATGATCAGAAAATCATTCCTCGCCGCCGCCCTCGCCTTTCTGGCCGCCACCGGCGCCGGCGCGCATGACAGCAGCAAGGCTGCCAATGTCACGCTCGTCTATGAGCACGAACTTCCGAATGTGCCGGGCAAGAGCATCAAGGGCGTACTCGTCGAATACGGTCCGGGCGGCTTTTCCGACGGCCACACCCATCCCGACTCGGCCTTCATCTACGCCACCGTGCTGGAAGGATCGATCCGCAGCCAGGTCAACGACGGCCCGGTCAAGGTCTATCAGGCCGGAGAGAGCTTCTCCGAAATGCCGGGCGACCGCCACGGCGTCAGCGCCAACGGCAGCGATACCAAGCCTGCCCGACTGCTCGCCGTCTTCGTCGTCGACACCAAGCAGAAAGAGCTCACCTTCCCGCTGAAGAAGTAA